ATGGGCAACCAAGGCAGCGTCTGCAGAATGAGAGTAAAATATACGTGCTCTGCCTAACTCCCGCTAATGGCCGAGCCAGTTCTGAACCAGGTGGAGTTTCCAAGTTGATTTTGAGCGCATTGCAGGAGGAAAATCGCATTGCGTTAATAGAAAATGCAGACAGCAAACAGATAATATGTCCTGTACTCAGTGAAATAGTCCACTTTATAGTCAACTTCCCAAACCATTGTGTTGCGTTATAGCTGTATTATCTTGTAGCACTTTATAGCCCTCTTATCTCACTGTGTCACTAATGGATGTGAAGTGGTCTTTCACAGGCACCCCTAAACCTGGTCCTTATCTCCACTTCTTCTCCCAGGACAGGTGAAGTCCAGGGGGCCAATCAGCTCCTGGACCTCTTCAGCCTGGATCGCTTCCTCCGCTACAAAGAGATCTACCCAGGCAGCAAAGTCACCCACTTCCAGAGGTAAGGAACCCCCTACCTCATCCATCCttggaagaagaagtagaagatattggatttatatcccgccctatactctgaatctgagtctcagagcggttacagtctcctttaccttcccctccccaccacagcagacactctgtgaggtgggtagggctgagagagctctttacagcagctgccctttcaaggacaactctgcaagagctacggccgacccaaggccattccagcaggatcaagtggtggagtggggaatcaaacccggttctcccagataagagagctctggctgacccaaggccattccagcagctgcaagtggaggagtggggaatcaaacccagctctcccagataagagtccacgcacttaaccagaaTACAAACCCCGCACATAGGTGGAGGTTTTATCATTGCTTTTTTGACGGCAATGATAGTATCCGTGTGCAATTTGGGAAAAAATGCAGTTTCTTGGTGATTCCCTCACACGCACACCCTTCCTTTACCAAATTGGTTGGCTGAAAACCCATTCTGGAGGTTGGGAGCGTGAacccaagagaagccatgttggatcagaagcccatccagtccaacgctctgtgtcacacagtgaccaaaaaaacccaggcaccatcaggcggtccatcagtggggccagtacactagaagtcctcccactgttgcccccccaagcaccaagaatacagagcatcattgccccagacagaagaacatgagagaagccatgttggatcaggccaatggcccatccagtccaacactgtgtcacacagtggccaaaaaaatcaaggtgccatcaggaggtccatcagtgggtccaggacagcagaagccctcccactatgccccccccaagcactaagaatacagagcatcactgccccagacagagaattccatcaatatgctgtggctaatagccactgatggacctctgttccttatgcttatccaatcccctctggaagctgtctatgcttgtaaccaccgccacctcctgaggcagtgaattccacatgttaatcaccctttgggtgaagaaggacttccttttatcagttctagcccgactgctcagcaatttcatggaggtcattttcgcactcaccttccgccggcgcgacccccctcttcaccacgcaggatctgcgcggatttcgcactaaacgctgcggagcagccagaaaagccggaagctcccgtcgcaaaagccgcacaaacgccaaactgctttttggcggtttcagtttgagtggcttttgcgccgggagcttccggcttttctggctgctccgcagcgtttagtgcgaaatccgcgcagatcctgcgcggtgaagaggggggacGCGCCgacggaaggtgagtgcgaaaacgaccggagtgtccacgagttcttgtattgtgaggaagggagaaaaggacttctttctctgtcttctctctcccatgcattatcttgtaaacctatctcatgtcaccccgcagtcgccgtttctccaagccaaagagccccaagcattttaacctttcttcatagggaaagtgttccaacccttgcatcactctagttgcccttttctgaacttttcccagtgctagaatctcttttttgaggtgcggtgaccataattgtacacagtactccaactgCCGCTCTCACGCCTCCCTCCCTTATCTGCTTCACATCAGGTTGTCTCAGAAGAGCCGGGTCCCTCTTTCCCAGATGCTCTTCTTTGATGACGAAGACCGGAACATTCGTGACGTCAGCAAATTAGGTACCTGCAAGTCTGCCTATTCGGCTCCCCTACTCTGACTGGGGCCGCCCCTTGGGTGAATGGTCTTGTCTTTTGCTTTTGTATACTTGTGttttctgacctggatagcccaatcgtagcagatctcagcagctaagcggGGTCCACCcgggctagtatttggatgggagacctcctataGCAGGGTCATGACGCGGAGGtggacaatggccaaccacctctgaatgtctcttgcctttaacccccccccctccggagtcaccataagtcatcatGAACTCAGGACacataactcttggcacataggctctggtCTTACACCgaccttgatcaattctggatataagaacataagagaagccatgttggatcaggccaatggcccatccagtccaacactctgtgtcacataagaacataagagaagccatgttagatcaggccaatggcccatccagtccaacactctgtgtcacataagaacagaagagaagccatgttggatcaggcccatggtccatccagtccaacactctgtgtcgcaaaagaacataagagaagccatgttggatcaggccagtggctcattcagtccaacattctgtgtcacagaagaacataagagaagccctgttggatcaggccaatggcccatccagtccaacactctgtgtcacagaagaacataagagaagccatgttggatcaggccaatggcccatccagtccaacactctgtgtcacataagaacatgagagaagccatgttggatcaggccagtggcccatccagtccctcactctgtgtcacataaagacacaagagaagccatgttggatcaggccagtggcccatccagtccaacactctgtgtcacataaggacatgagaagccatgttggatcaggccaaaggcccatccagtccaacactctgtgtcacataagaacctacgagaagccatgttggatcaggccaatggcccatccagtccaacactctgtgtcacataaggacttaagagaagccatgttggatcaggccaatggcctatccagtccaacactctgggtcacataagaacataagagaagccatgttcaatcaggccaatggcccatccattccaacactctgtgtcacacagtggtcaaaccaccaccacccaagtgacatcagaaggttcacaagtggatctagaagcccttcccctttgcctccccccaagcaccaagaatacagagcatcactgctccagacagttccaataatatactgtgtctaatagccactgatgggcctctgctccatatttttatccaatcccctcttgaagctggctatgcttgtagctgccgccacctcctgtggcagtaaattccacatgttaatcaccttttgggtgaagaagtacctccttttatccgttctaacccgactgctcagcaatttcatggagtgcccacgagttcttttattgtgagaaagggagaaaaggacttctttctccactttctccatcccaggcataatcttgtaaatctctatcatgtagcctacaataagacactggaggCAATATGTAGGCACTTGAttaggacataaggctgtagaataagaagcctcaagaatatctttaggcctttgtcacttcattaaatttccttgttgtctagcattgttctattgttttattgcattctgtattatgagccgatatgtgtacttacctttctgacctctgaagaagaccagtctaggccgaaactagagttgccaatccccaggtgggggcaggggatcccccggtttggaggccctccccccgcttcaggtcatcagaaagtggggggaggggggaaacgtctgctgggaactctattattccctatggtgacttattcccataggaaataatggagaattgatccgtgggtatctggggctctgggtgggctgttttttgaagtagaggcaccacatttttcagcatagcatctagtgcctctccccaaaatacctctaaagtttcaaaaagattggaccagggggtccaattctattagcccccaaaagaaggtgcccctatccttcattatttcctatggaaggaaggcatttaaaaaggtgtgcggtccctttaaatgtgatggccagcactccctttggagttcaattatgcttgtcatgcccttgctcctggctccacccccaaagtctccttgctccacccccaaagtccccagatatttcttgacttgggacttggcaaccctagccgaaACGTTTCAGGTCAAGTTAAGTTAAGTGGgctcccattgtggttttatgattgtatgAAGGATAGAGGCTAAATGGTTGTAGCTTTCTATAATAAATGCATGTATGTTTGCTTATGATTTATTATACAGTTTGCTTTTAATGtctggccctttaattgcatattaaccttttaggtttctcactccagtttttgggctaagtttctttctcctctcttttttcttgACGCACATTCCACCATGTTTTTAAGCTTGTTCAGCTATTGCTTATTCTCCTGAAAGAACCGTGTATATTTCTCTTTGAATTCCTAGTTCCTTTAATCCTCTTGTTCTTTTCTTGCTTCCGCCCAGGGGTCACGTGTATTCGCGTCCGCAACGGCATGAACCTCTCTCTCCTCAAGACGGGTCTGGAAGCCTTTGCCCGCTCCTGAAGTATCACCACCTCACAACTCCCTCCTTCAAAGCCTGCCATTTCCCCCACTCCCCTCCGCTTCTCTTTTCACACATGGGGGATGCGTGCAGGGGAGTTGAGGGCTCTGATGCCGTCCAATAAACCCTTACTGCTACCCCGTGGTGTGCTTCTGTGTGTCTCTCTTTGAGCTGCTGTTCACCTCATCCAGCGTGGAAAGCATCGAGATTTCAAGCGGGTAAAAGACCACTTTGAGGAAAAGCTGGAGCTGGGGACTCATCACACCCACCTTCCTTTGTGGTGGCTCATTTCTTGCCCgtcagtatttttattttttattttattcgatttgtatcccgccctccccaccgaagcaggctcagggcggcttacaacataaaaccccAAGAACAATAGATTAATAGTATTAAaatacacattcaataataaataacaataattaaaacagttaaaacagaaaacagattattaagttggtgctattctgatggcGGCGGCCTTCTTCCACGGCACTTAAATACCGGTGTCAGTCAATTGTATGccaggccctcacttcatctggtaattggttccaccatcagggggctatgattgagaaggccctgtctctagtggatTTCAATCAGTAATGCTATAAGACTTGCtgtgaggggaaggaaaggagtcTCTCAACCTCCTTTGAACCACCTatgtcagaggtggccaacagtagctctccagatgttttttgcctacaactcccatcagccccagccattggccatgctagctggggctgatgagagttgtaggcaaaaaacatcttgagagctaccgttggccaccctgaccTATGTTATGGTAATACCTGCTTTCAGGTGTAGAATTGGAAAGCACACTCCATTTGCACTAGCCTGCTGGAAGCCTCTAAGCAAGGATGCACAGGCTGGGTTCTGGTTATTACTTAGTGAGGAATGCACTTGGTCAGAGAGACAACACAGTGTGGGAGAGATCTGGGgtttgtgattttattttttaatttagtgGAGATTTTTTTCAACTATTATCGTGAGCTGCCTTGAACCCCAAGGAAAGGTGGGacttaaatgttttaataaatgaaaTTTTCACATGCTCCAAAGATGCAAGCCGGTTGGATAGGATGGGGTAGCAGTTCACCGTTGGACTATGGAGAGCCGGGTTCGAAGCCGGCTGGGGGGACAGTCAtacgctctcagcctcacctacttcacagcgttggcgtgaggataacatggagatGAGGAGAattatgtcagctgctttgggttcctgttatagagaaaggtggggtctgaataaagttttaaaaaaatgtttaatcaaGGTGGTCACTGGAGAGTCGAATTTAACAGAACTGGAGATATTAATGGGGTGGATAGACAGGAGTCTCTGTCTTAGCTCCTCAGGGTGCCTGGTAAGAATTGTTCTCTCTTCACCTGTGGAATGTCAGAAGTCCTTCAACTGTTGAACGTCCTGCAGGGTGCTGCCCCCAAGACAGGGAAGGGACTCAAGCAAAAAGAAGAtattgtgtgagtgtgtgtttgtgttatgACTTAATGGCCACCTGATGTATTGCAGTGGCTTAAAAACAGATGTCCTTCAAAGGAAGTTTTGCATCCCTCCAAAATAGTCCCCAGCCTTAAATGAAATAGGTCAGGACcactttgaaaaaaataaaaaggcgGCTCCTTTAAGGCCGAAAGGCCTGTCACGTGATTTCGCGTTCTACAAGCCCTCGCTGGCTACGCTTTTGGTCACGTGCTCAGAAACAGTCTAAAGAGATAAAGCAAAAAAGGGGGGTTTTATATAATCTTCACTTCTGGCTCCCAATCTTTTTTTCCACAGCAGAAATAAAAGGGAAATCCTTACAAAGGGcaagacgactggctccttgcaGTGCACTTTgaactaatcagggcttttttttttagcaggaacgcagctccggccagcttggtgtcagggggtgtggtcacCTAACatgcaagttcctgctgggcttttctacaaaaaagccctatgcaaaatcatggaggctcgggggtgtggcctaataagcaaatgagttccacctgggccttttctacaagaaaagccctggaaacaattACGAAACCATTCAAATGCTTCTTTTTGGAAAAACCTGCAAACCTCTGCAAGGAAAGGAAGTGCCATGAATGGTCGGAGTCCAGGATTCCCATGGATTCCTATGGAATCTCTCCCCCTGTTAACCCGCATATAGagaggctctccccccgccaGCGGCGATTGAGAACCCGACTTCGTCATGTCAAACTGAAGACTGCAGCCTCGCGgcagctctcccccctcccctactCATGTGACGGGGCGGAGTCCGAGAGGTGGGTGAAgccggaagaagaaggggagcaAATTCCCAGGAGGAGAGATGAGCGGCTTGGGGAAGCTTTTCGGGAAGGGTGAGGCTTTTTCATTTCCTTCTTTCCCACCCCCCGGAGGGAGATGGTAGCGCCTAGTCCTCCTAGGGGGGTCGTGGAGACTCGGGAGCAACCAAGTGCTCTGGAGGGGCGGTAGAGAAAAGGGAATGTTGGACGGGAAAGGAGAAGAGCGACAGCCAAGAAATGGctgttccattaaaaaaaaaattgatccaAATTCCCTctttgatggagaaggaagcacaaGACTTCCGGGGGGGTGGGCAGGTGGAGGGTTCATTTCCAtctgtggtgccccccccccttttcccatgCTTGTTTTTCTGCGGGTAGGACTGTACCAGTTCACCCCTTTTGAATGCAAGAGAATTGCTCACTGACTGGGGCAGAGTATGGATGCTGGGAAAAGCCCATAATGCACTGGGCTTTGGCTTGAGTCTCCCAGAGAAGCAGTGTGGCGGTCTGGACCGCTGCaccaggatctaggagacccGAGTTCGAATCTCCGCTCTgtcgtggaagctcactgggtgaccctgggcctcTCACACCCTCTCAACctaattgttgtgaggataaaatggaggaaaagaggaTGAAGTAAGACATTTGGGGTCCCTGCTGGGGAGGTAACGGAAATATTTCCTTCTGCAGCTCTTCTAGGGAGCGGTTCTTGCCCCATCTTTAGGCCAAGGTGCACGACAACTGGAGACTTTacaggcagaggtggaattccagcaggagctcctttgcatattaggccacaccctcctgatgtaaccagtcctccaggagcttacaaggctcttttttgtaagctcttggaggattcgccaCGTCaggggggcatgacctaatatgcagaggagccagtctggtgtaatggttaagtgtgcggactcttatatggaagaaccgggttggattccccactcctccacttgcaccttctggaatagccttgggtcagccatagctctcgcagagctgtccttgaaagggcagcttctgggagagccttctcagccccacccacttcacagggtgtctgttgtggggaagaagggagaggagattgtaggctgctctgagcctctgtccttgaaagggcagcttctgggagagctctctcagccccacccacctcacagggtgtctgttgtggaggaggaaggggaaggagattgtaggccactctgagcctctgcccttgaaagggcagcttccataagacctctctcagccccacccacctcacagggtgtctgttgtgggggaggaagataaaggagattgtgagccgctctgagtctctgattcagagagatgggtggggtataaatctgcaattcttcttcttctcctcctgctagaatcccaaccCTGCTTACAGGTGTTCCTGTTATCCCCTTTCCTAAATCCTGCCTCTCTCCGTCCCTTTCTAGGCAAGAAGGCCAAAGCGCCTACCCCGCAAGAGGCCATCCAGAAGCTGCGGGAGACCGAGGAGGTGCTGGTCAAGAAACAAGAGTTCTTGGAGCAGAAGATCCAGCAGGAGCTGCAGGCAGCCAAGAAACATGGGACCAAGAACAAGAGGGGTAATTGCGGGAGGGAGGGCAGGCTGGGAAAGCGTGGATGAGGAAGAGGCACAAAAGCAGattcttgggggggcgggggggggacagGCACCGCTGGTATGTAAACGATggttgcatagggttgccaatccccaggtgggggtaggggatcccccggtttggaggccctccccctgcttcagggtcatcagaaagcagggtggggggagggaaatgtctgctggacactccattattccctaaggagactgattcctgttttctgaggtagaggcaccaaattttcagcatagcatccgatgcctctcttcaaaacaccctccaagtttctaaaGGATTGGACTTGGGGGATCCcgttctatgagtccccaaagaaggtgcccgatcctatccattatttccaaagatgGCAGACAtttaaaggtgtgctgtctctttaaatgtgttggccagaactccctttggagttcaattattcttgtcacaaccttgctcctggctccaccctcaatgtttgctgtctccacccccaaagtccccggatatttcttgaattggacctggcaaccggcgttccctccaagctgagttagcgtgagctagctcacaattttttcgcctccagctcacacatttttgtctcagctcaggaaaaatggccccagagcaaactaaggaATGCAGTTAGCTCGCAATGGAGAATTTTTGTTTGCAAGactccccagcttagagggaacattgctggcaaccTTACGGTTCCTTAAGAGGAACGAAGACTAAATAAGGATGGGAGGAAGGTTGAGGGTTGAGAGAGGGCAAGCTTGGAGTCTAAGAGAGACATTATCCCCTTAGAATTGATGGGGAGAGGTGTGACGGGAGGTCACCTGGGTAGGCGTTTTCAGCTGCTCCGTAGCTCCTAGAGTCCAGCTGGTTCAGAAGACAGGCTTGGCCAGCAGGCCTCCACTGGGAGATGttaggaggaaaaagaagacagTGCGCGACAATATCGGCCGCCCACAGCGTTTAAAGCTATTTAAATGTATTAAAATACATTCAGGACTTTGTTGTCATTGAAGACAGTCAAAATGGCAGAGGGTGGAAGGGACTTCCTGTGTTCACTTCCTGGTATTTCCCCtcctaataatatttatttaacaCTAcagaacccagtggcaccttgaagacaaataaggttttattcagggtgtgagctttcttgtgcatgcacgcttcctcAAACAGTATCAGTGTGCGTTCACACGAatgctcacaccctgaataaaacgcCGTTGGCCTTCAAGGCGCcccggactcaaacttcgttcctCTCCTTCATGCCAACACGGcttcccacttggatctatttaacGCTTCAGTGATGCAAGTGTAGAAATATCATTTAAAAGCACAGATttcccttactgataacagaaCTGAAAGCCAAGCTCTTTTCCTAGCCAGTGCTACTCTGAGTCCACATTAATGGAAGAGTGGTTCTGAGTGTGCATAAAAATGACCAGGCACCAAACTTTGACCCGTTGTTATTGCTGTGGTGCAGTAGTGGAGCctttgcttagcatgcagaaggtcccaggctcaatccccagcatctccagctaaaaggctcaggtagtcggtgatgggaaagacctctgcctgagaccctggagactaaaggagaagggctgtggctcagtggcagagcctctgcctggtatgcagaagatcccaggttcaatccccggcatctccagttaaaaggaccaggcaggaggtgatgggaaagacctctgcctgagaccctggagactaatggagaagggctgtggctcagtggtagagcatctgcctggcatgcagaaggtcccaggttcaatccccagcatctccagttaaaaggaccaggcaggaggtgatgggaaagacctgcctgagaccctggagactaaagaagaagggctgtggctcagtggtagagcatctgctcggcatgcagaaggtcccaggttcaatccccggcatctccagttaaaggaccaggcaggagatgatgggaaagacctctgcctgagaacccAGAGAGAATattcagttaagaacataagagaagccatgatggatcaggccagtggcccatccagtccaacacgctgtgtcacacagtggtcaacaaaATTTGGCTTTCacaaaacgttgtgaaagcagcgtcaccccagagtcggaaacgactggtgcttgcacaggggacctttcctttccttattttggggggaggggggttgtttgCTTGCATCCTAATTCTAAAACGATGGAATTTCTTCCCATGGGAGACTCATCTATACCTCCCTCTATCAGAGTCTTCTACCaccaggtgaagacttttttgttaggTTTGGTGCACCTCAGTAACTGCAATACTCCTTCGCCCTGGTTTTGGTGTCGAATGTTTGTGTTTTAGTGAACtccattatactttttaaatgttgtttttaatgtttaagcGTTTTAATATGATCATGTGTGCCATCTTGGGGATCATaactgggtggaaaggtggcataatggcaaggaaaggtcccctgtgcaagcaccagtcgtttccgactctggggtgatgttgctttcacaacgttttcatggcagactttttacggggtggtttgccatggccttccccagtcctctacactttccccccagcaagctgaggactcctttgaccgacctcggaaggatggaaggctgagtcaacctcgggccggctacctgaatccagcttctgctggaatcgaactcaggtcatgagcagagagttcagaccacagtactgcagtactgctgctttaccactctgcgccacaaggccGCTACAAGGTGTAATAAATAggtgttaaataaaataaataatgctgCATTAAGAAGTCTTGTAGAAAATAGGCCCAGTTTACATAATTCTGGTTCTCCTGAattaaagcacctttaagaccaacgagtgctaatgttttaagcatctttttaagttttttttaaaaaaatctttaattgtgtttgtctgtgtcctttataaagtttatatctctgctacctcatcttaaataggtacacacttggCCCGGTCCAACGTggttcagcccaacaaggtctcacttatgtcagatccggccctcatgcgtttgacacccctgtcccaCATGATCATTACTCATAGATGGCATCAGGCcaaacatatggacatatgaagctgccttatactgaatcatacccccccttagtccatcaaagtcagtcttgtctactcagactggcagtggctctccagggtctcaagctgaggtttttcacacctacttgcctggacccttatttggagatgccggggattgaacctgggaccttctgctcaccaagca
The sequence above is a segment of the Heteronotia binoei isolate CCM8104 ecotype False Entrance Well chromosome 15, APGP_CSIRO_Hbin_v1, whole genome shotgun sequence genome. Coding sequences within it:
- the MDP1 gene encoding magnesium-dependent phosphatase 1 isoform X1; its protein translation is MGERRPSLVVFDLDYTLWPFWVDTHVDPPFQKGSNGNVWDRNGQAVKLYSEVPAVLERLHQEGIPMAAASRTGEVQGANQLLDLFSLDRFLRYKEIYPGSKVTHFQRLSQKSRVPLSQMLFFDDEDRNIRDVSKLGVTCIRVRNGMNLSLLKTGLEAFARS
- the MDP1 gene encoding magnesium-dependent phosphatase 1 isoform X2 — its product is MGERRPSLVVFDLDYTLWPFWVDTHVDPPFQKGRTGEVQGANQLLDLFSLDRFLRYKEIYPGSKVTHFQRLSQKSRVPLSQMLFFDDEDRNIRDVSKLGVTCIRVRNGMNLSLLKTGLEAFARS